One window from the genome of Gimesia aquarii encodes:
- the smpB gene encoding SsrA-binding protein SmpB codes for MGKKGKKSASKEDPNSRTVCQNRKARHNYEILDTLDCGIVLAGSEVKSIRANKISIEEAFARMKDGEVWLYNCDIALYPQANTMNHQTRRPRKLLMKKAEIKKFAERGEHTSLTLIPLTVYFTRGLVKVKLGIAKGRKLHDKREKLKKDSARMDIQRAIRARNN; via the coding sequence ATGGGTAAAAAAGGGAAAAAGAGTGCTTCGAAAGAAGATCCCAACTCGAGGACCGTTTGCCAGAACCGTAAAGCGCGTCATAACTATGAAATCCTGGATACACTTGACTGTGGAATTGTTCTGGCAGGTAGCGAAGTCAAAAGTATTCGCGCGAACAAGATTTCGATTGAAGAAGCATTTGCTCGCATGAAAGATGGTGAAGTCTGGTTATACAATTGTGATATTGCCCTCTATCCACAAGCCAATACGATGAATCACCAGACCAGACGGCCTCGCAAGTTGTTGATGAAAAAAGCCGAAATCAAGAAATTTGCAGAGCGTGGCGAACATACCAGTTTGACGCTCATACCACTAACGGTTTACTTCACACGTGGTTTGGTCAAAGTGAAGCTGGGAATCGCCAAAGGACGCAAACTGCACGACAAACGTGAGAAACTGAAAAAAGATTCAGCTCGTATGGATATCCAACGTGCGATACGTGCCCGTAATAATTAA
- a CDS encoding PASTA domain-containing protein — MKSKLVLHQSALIFTCCTTLILLLMNNELLAQRKQRPNPANAVLKIEPLPPELEQILKQWETESKKIQKLQGNHVRLWYDDVFQLEKRSEGKFYYEHPDKGAIEITGMEIKKGQVSDKRNAQGKPFQLKPGEDERWVCDGKRIFSIDEEKKTYEVFPIPLNRRGANIMEGPLPFLFGMPAATAKKRYFLKLLVNTPQQIIIAVKPRRPADAANYSEAKVLLNPKTYIPGAVQLIHPGGNQSTVYRFKDVVANKNRGFIDGILGRDKDPFRPDLDDYQLQGKVIAAAENKNVQKPVQQMAAFKVPSMIGRDYKSAQKMLKQMGFDSKVHAGQPANEAKKIYHVYEQLPKPGSPAQKGDLIHLRLYTDPKSANK, encoded by the coding sequence ATGAAGTCGAAACTTGTTTTACATCAAAGTGCTCTTATTTTTACCTGTTGTACTACATTGATTCTGTTACTGATGAACAATGAATTGTTGGCACAACGTAAACAACGTCCTAATCCAGCCAATGCCGTTCTTAAGATAGAACCATTACCGCCTGAACTGGAGCAAATTCTAAAACAATGGGAAACCGAATCGAAGAAGATTCAAAAACTGCAAGGAAATCATGTACGCCTCTGGTATGACGACGTCTTTCAGTTAGAAAAGAGATCCGAAGGCAAATTTTATTATGAGCACCCCGATAAAGGTGCGATCGAGATTACGGGGATGGAGATTAAAAAAGGCCAGGTCAGTGATAAACGCAATGCGCAAGGCAAACCTTTTCAACTGAAACCAGGAGAAGATGAGCGCTGGGTCTGTGATGGAAAACGTATCTTTTCAATTGATGAAGAAAAAAAAACGTATGAAGTCTTTCCTATTCCCCTCAATCGACGTGGTGCCAACATTATGGAAGGACCGTTGCCTTTTCTATTTGGAATGCCGGCAGCAACTGCCAAAAAACGATACTTTTTAAAACTTCTCGTGAATACGCCACAACAGATCATCATTGCTGTGAAACCTCGGCGGCCCGCTGATGCCGCCAATTACAGTGAAGCAAAAGTCTTACTCAACCCGAAGACTTATATACCAGGTGCGGTGCAACTGATTCACCCTGGTGGAAACCAGTCGACAGTCTATCGATTTAAGGATGTCGTCGCGAATAAAAATCGAGGATTCATTGACGGTATATTAGGCAGAGACAAAGATCCCTTTCGTCCCGACCTTGATGACTATCAACTGCAGGGCAAAGTCATCGCAGCGGCTGAAAACAAGAATGTTCAAAAGCCAGTTCAGCAAATGGCGGCATTTAAAGTGCCTTCTATGATTGGGAGGGACTACAAATCCGCACAAAAAATGTTGAAACAAATGGGATTTGACTCAAAGGTTCATGCAGGCCAACCTGCAAATGAAGCTAAGAAAATCTATCATGTCTATGAGCAACTGCCTAAACCAGGTAGTCCAGCCCAAAAAGGTGACTTAATTCATCTCAGGCTATATACAGACCCGAAATCAGCCAATAAATAA
- the lptE gene encoding LPS assembly lipoprotein LptE codes for MKRFVLNLLLLSLLSIDLTGCGYTVGNSYQPDVQTVYVPIFENKTFRRGFEYQLTEAVQQKIQSRTPFRLAKGAEADTRLTGTIKQINKSVLGTTQFDDPRNLNLQFVVEVTWEDMRSGKILSQQQVPITADVVSLVSAASFAPEVGQSLATATKTATDSLANQIVQLMEMPW; via the coding sequence ATGAAACGTTTTGTGCTCAATTTGTTGCTGCTATCTCTGCTGTCAATCGATCTGACAGGCTGTGGGTATACAGTAGGCAATTCTTATCAGCCTGACGTACAAACGGTTTATGTACCAATTTTTGAAAATAAGACGTTTCGCCGAGGATTTGAATACCAGTTAACGGAAGCCGTTCAGCAAAAAATTCAGTCACGCACGCCATTTCGACTGGCAAAAGGGGCTGAAGCTGATACTCGACTTACGGGTACGATTAAACAAATTAACAAAAGTGTCTTAGGCACAACTCAATTTGATGATCCTCGCAACTTAAATTTACAATTTGTCGTTGAGGTAACCTGGGAAGATATGCGAAGTGGTAAAATTTTATCGCAGCAACAAGTTCCGATCACTGCTGATGTTGTATCATTGGTCTCGGCAGCCTCCTTTGCCCCGGAAGTGGGGCAATCTCTGGCTACCGCGACTAAGACTGCTACCGATAGTTTGGCCAATCAAATTGTTCAATTAATGGAAATGCCCTGGTAA
- the bamD gene encoding outer membrane protein assembly factor BamD, translated as MSIYQLNYLFRCVQPAIRLCVALMLCGLISGCTMFGDRSSDFAAWKPPWSKKSATDNPSIDGIRGPMQRVMQTALWKKKKDSTFIEPALGAREFKLANEKFQAKEYKAAEKEFKAIVKKYKNDPIREDAQFMVAESQFAQKKYSWAQDGYDQLLIDFPSTRHLDQTTKRLFHIARYWLQEPSIVTGNDIQQVNLEDPGSETPEIPSDGKQRESRWALVPNFFDRTRPVFDTENRALEALKSIWLHDPTGPLADDSLMLTASYYLKKGRYMDADRTFSLLREEYPKSPHLKDAFMLGTHVKLMSYQGPQYDSTVLNDAGELKETTLRLFPESERARLKEELKKIEKAKAKRDWETVQYWMRRGKPKSAAIYCNLLIEKYPTSSFANEARELLSELGEENTNHLWANYATPKKMVQQQPEPKRSLVPSLPSFGNTPPTPPKSARAPATNQELEPPARLRLDELDEPIRRIPIEEDSKPAKIKL; from the coding sequence ATGTCCATATACCAATTAAATTACCTATTTCGATGCGTGCAGCCTGCAATACGCCTTTGTGTTGCACTCATGCTATGTGGGTTGATCTCTGGCTGTACGATGTTTGGTGATCGATCCTCCGATTTCGCAGCCTGGAAACCTCCCTGGTCCAAAAAAAGTGCAACTGATAATCCTTCGATTGATGGAATTCGCGGTCCAATGCAACGAGTGATGCAGACCGCACTCTGGAAAAAGAAAAAAGATTCAACATTCATCGAGCCGGCATTAGGCGCACGAGAATTCAAGCTGGCAAACGAAAAATTCCAGGCAAAGGAATATAAGGCGGCTGAGAAAGAATTCAAAGCCATTGTGAAGAAATACAAAAATGATCCGATCCGAGAGGATGCCCAGTTCATGGTGGCAGAATCTCAGTTTGCACAAAAAAAATACTCATGGGCACAAGATGGATATGATCAACTTTTGATTGATTTTCCTTCCACACGCCACTTAGACCAAACCACAAAACGATTGTTTCATATCGCCCGATACTGGTTGCAGGAACCATCGATCGTTACTGGTAACGATATTCAACAGGTCAATTTAGAAGATCCTGGTTCAGAAACTCCTGAAATTCCCAGTGATGGCAAACAAAGAGAATCACGCTGGGCTCTGGTTCCTAATTTCTTTGATCGTACGCGTCCCGTGTTCGATACAGAGAACCGCGCATTGGAAGCACTCAAATCCATTTGGCTCCATGATCCGACAGGTCCTCTCGCTGATGATTCATTAATGCTTACCGCCAGCTATTATCTGAAAAAAGGGCGTTATATGGACGCCGACCGTACGTTTAGTCTACTACGTGAAGAATATCCCAAAAGTCCTCATCTTAAAGATGCGTTCATGCTGGGAACCCACGTGAAACTGATGTCGTACCAGGGTCCTCAATATGATTCTACCGTTTTGAATGATGCAGGTGAGCTCAAAGAGACAACTCTCCGTCTCTTTCCTGAATCAGAACGAGCAAGACTCAAAGAAGAGTTGAAAAAAATTGAAAAAGCGAAGGCAAAGCGAGATTGGGAAACGGTTCAATATTGGATGCGTCGAGGTAAGCCAAAGTCAGCCGCCATTTATTGCAACTTACTGATCGAAAAGTATCCGACTTCCAGCTTTGCTAACGAGGCCCGTGAGTTATTGTCAGAACTTGGTGAGGAAAATACCAACCACCTCTGGGCGAACTACGCAACACCAAAGAAAATGGTTCAACAGCAGCCAGAACCTAAAAGATCACTTGTACCAAGCTTACCTTCATTTGGAAATACGCCGCCCACTCCACCAAAGTCAGCTAGAGCTCCTGCAACAAATCAGGAACTGGAACCACCGGCTCGTTTGAGATTAGATGAGCTTGACGAGCCAATCAGGAGAATTCCCATCGAAGAAGATTCGAAACCAGCAAAAATAAAACTCTAA
- the recO gene encoding DNA repair protein RecO yields MSNEKTEGLIIRLADFSESSKVITWFTRDFGKITSLAKGAKRLKSSFEAAIDLLATCRIVFIRKSSGGLDLLTEAQLVNRFRPYPGNLSNLYVGYYIAELLDALTEEYDPHPELFDAACVVLQHLQEHDDYQKSLIIFELTILEEIGQLPQFQYCTGCSQELGQLESYLYDANNGGLYCQHCEQQRHGKVRVSRGTITILQKLTVENTLLSQRLNLSLQQQREIRQLLSTTMSHILGRRPKMAPYLQL; encoded by the coding sequence ATGTCCAACGAAAAAACCGAAGGTTTGATTATTCGACTGGCCGACTTTAGTGAGTCCAGCAAAGTCATTACCTGGTTCACCAGGGACTTTGGAAAAATTACGTCGTTGGCAAAAGGTGCAAAAAGATTAAAAAGCTCGTTCGAGGCTGCTATTGACTTGTTAGCCACATGTCGGATAGTCTTCATCCGAAAATCCTCCGGTGGTCTCGATCTTTTGACCGAAGCCCAACTGGTGAATCGTTTTCGTCCTTATCCTGGAAATCTTTCCAACTTGTATGTGGGGTATTACATTGCGGAGTTATTAGACGCTCTCACTGAGGAATATGATCCACATCCAGAGCTGTTTGATGCAGCATGTGTCGTATTACAACACTTGCAAGAACATGATGATTATCAGAAATCGTTAATTATTTTTGAGTTAACTATATTAGAAGAGATCGGCCAGCTTCCTCAGTTCCAGTACTGTACCGGCTGCAGTCAAGAACTGGGACAATTGGAATCGTATCTCTATGACGCAAATAACGGGGGCTTGTATTGCCAGCATTGCGAGCAACAGCGACACGGAAAAGTCCGGGTTTCCCGTGGTACAATTACAATCTTACAAAAACTAACAGTCGAGAATACACTACTTTCCCAGCGATTGAACTTATCACTCCAGCAACAACGAGAGATCAGACAATTGCTATCAACAACCATGTCTCATATCCTGGGTCGTCGTCCTAAAATGGCACCCTACCTGCAACTATAA
- a CDS encoding alpha/beta hydrolase, with the protein MTMDYAQRLKWIKYVFNGERVAFTPPLPVDRMSENDNQSNVVVRLPIKHVALFRPEHYEPGYAYPLVIWLHPDGGSEQDLHEIMPQISFRNYLGLSFRAPAVDPAAPTNGYHWPDSHLFVKQFGKHVQNTVRELQKILNIHTGRIYLAGTGTGCSVATKLLIGAPHFYTGAALLNGQFNKSDFRSEAPCNLKGNRILLDQNITHNSKDQFSPQRVTRMWETTGAETHLLNSFQPDLNDKTVLLTFLNRWIMEGISTARLV; encoded by the coding sequence ATGACAATGGATTATGCGCAACGTCTTAAATGGATTAAATATGTGTTCAATGGAGAGAGAGTCGCATTCACGCCTCCTCTTCCTGTAGACAGAATGTCTGAAAATGACAATCAGTCGAATGTGGTAGTCAGGTTACCGATTAAGCATGTCGCCCTGTTTCGTCCAGAACATTACGAGCCTGGATATGCCTACCCTTTAGTCATCTGGTTACATCCTGATGGCGGTTCTGAACAGGATCTGCATGAAATCATGCCGCAAATCAGTTTCCGAAATTATTTAGGGCTCTCATTTCGTGCCCCCGCAGTTGACCCTGCTGCACCCACTAATGGCTATCACTGGCCCGACAGTCACCTGTTTGTGAAGCAGTTTGGTAAGCATGTCCAAAACACAGTCCGCGAACTGCAAAAAATTCTTAACATCCACACAGGACGAATTTATCTGGCTGGAACTGGCACAGGCTGTTCTGTCGCCACAAAACTACTCATAGGAGCCCCCCATTTCTATACAGGAGCGGCTTTACTCAATGGGCAGTTCAATAAAAGTGATTTCCGAAGCGAGGCTCCTTGTAACTTGAAAGGGAATCGGATTCTTCTCGACCAAAATATCACTCACAATTCCAAGGACCAATTTTCGCCCCAGAGAGTTACTCGTATGTGGGAAACAACGGGTGCGGAAACTCATCTCCTGAATTCTTTTCAGCCTGATCTAAACGACAAAACGGTTTTGCTGACGTTTTTGAATCGTTGGATTATGGAAGGAATCTCTACAGCCCGACTCGTTTAG
- a CDS encoding peptidoglycan recognition protein family protein — translation MCCVAMLPALEIAGCTQQTSLPPVTINGPAQQPQYPAQVSKPAPNTPLFITPPTMALEPQNPWKPEVETRDWEYIVIHHTASSTGSVESIHELHSKKKDKSGNAWLGIGYHFVIGNGNGMPDGAIESTFRWREQMHGAHAGNNEYNQKGIGVCLVGNFENEPPTEAQLAAVKKLVGVLKTEYHISSENVQGHRDVKATACPGKYFPMSEVAAAVDLPVYGSIPPKTPNPHTKVQLAQE, via the coding sequence ATGTGTTGCGTTGCAATGTTGCCGGCCTTAGAGATCGCAGGATGTACCCAGCAAACATCCTTGCCTCCTGTGACCATTAACGGACCTGCTCAACAACCTCAATATCCAGCTCAGGTTTCCAAACCAGCTCCCAATACGCCGTTGTTTATCACACCACCAACAATGGCACTTGAACCACAAAATCCCTGGAAACCTGAAGTTGAAACACGTGACTGGGAATATATCGTAATTCATCACACCGCTTCATCAACTGGAAGCGTTGAAAGTATTCACGAGCTTCATAGCAAGAAAAAAGATAAGTCCGGCAATGCTTGGCTGGGCATCGGCTATCACTTCGTCATTGGAAATGGGAACGGCATGCCCGATGGTGCAATTGAATCGACATTCCGCTGGCGCGAGCAGATGCATGGTGCGCATGCCGGAAATAATGAATACAATCAGAAAGGGATTGGCGTTTGTCTGGTAGGAAATTTCGAAAATGAACCTCCTACGGAAGCACAATTGGCAGCCGTTAAGAAACTGGTTGGAGTTCTAAAAACCGAATATCACATTTCCAGTGAAAACGTACAAGGGCACCGCGATGTCAAAGCAACAGCCTGTCCCGGAAAATACTTCCCCATGAGCGAAGTGGCTGCTGCCGTTGATCTCCCTGTATATGGATCCATTCCACCAAAAACCCCAAATCCACACACAAAAGTTCAACTTGCTCAGGAATAA
- a CDS encoding HvfC/BufC family peptide modification chaperone gives MSNESRNLDQIQHWMQTVISWPTGVEAGIASEEAQSKIPLESNELETVITASTQLTSLERMGIYANAYYARLLECLSEEFPALVCAMGKTAFGAFSMEFLQKYPPTSYTLSELGAHFPQFLRETKPISEDDEFNWTDFLIEIAVLERIYSEVFDGPGIERVTPLTAEALNSIEPEAWPEVCLQMAPCFRLLQFQFPVHEYISSARQGNSPPIPEQQITYLAITRRKFIVRRESVSQSEYFLLSKLNQGLKVGDTITQFAESGLMEPDQLDAKLHVWFRHWMASGFFIDVSHA, from the coding sequence ATGAGCAACGAATCACGCAATCTGGATCAAATTCAACATTGGATGCAAACCGTTATCAGTTGGCCGACTGGTGTCGAAGCTGGCATCGCTTCTGAAGAGGCACAAAGTAAGATTCCATTGGAAAGTAATGAGCTGGAAACAGTGATTACCGCTTCCACCCAACTGACTAGTCTGGAGCGGATGGGTATCTATGCCAATGCGTATTATGCTCGTCTACTGGAATGCTTAAGCGAAGAATTTCCCGCTCTGGTTTGTGCGATGGGAAAAACGGCCTTTGGTGCCTTCTCGATGGAGTTCCTTCAGAAATACCCACCAACCAGTTATACGCTCAGTGAATTGGGAGCTCATTTTCCTCAGTTTTTAAGAGAAACCAAGCCAATTTCCGAGGACGATGAATTCAACTGGACCGACTTTTTGATTGAAATCGCCGTGTTGGAACGTATTTATAGCGAAGTATTTGATGGCCCGGGCATCGAAAGAGTAACGCCACTCACTGCAGAGGCTTTAAATTCGATAGAGCCAGAAGCCTGGCCTGAAGTTTGCCTTCAAATGGCTCCCTGTTTTCGTTTACTCCAATTTCAGTTTCCCGTTCACGAGTATATTTCCAGCGCACGACAGGGAAATTCACCTCCAATTCCAGAACAGCAAATCACCTATCTCGCGATTACACGCAGAAAATTTATTGTCCGTCGGGAATCTGTTTCTCAGTCGGAATACTTCCTGTTATCAAAGCTCAATCAAGGCTTAAAAGTAGGAGATACGATCACTCAATTTGCTGAGTCAGGCCTCATGGAACCAGATCAGTTGGATGCAAAACTCCATGTCTGGTTCAGACACTGGATGGCATCTGGTTTCTTTATTGACGTCTCTCATGCATGA
- the bufB gene encoding MNIO family bufferin maturase codes for MLKPRLGHENLGLGVGLRTVHFAHILEHQPEVDWFEIISENFMDSGGRPRAVLEQIAERYPIVMHGVSLSIGSTDPLNRDYLKKLKSLAESVNAHWISDHVCWTGVAGRNTHDLLPIPYNESTLSHLVKRIRTVQEILERPLVLENPSSYLEFKDSTMSESEFVCRMAEEAECGLLLDVNNVYVSSVNHEFDPVKYIEAVPAKRVVQCHLAGHTNCGTHLIDTHDGKVIDPVWELFQLLHQRTGGVSTLLEWDADIPPFPVVHEEVLKAKNYMDENLSSFEKESTEEMVTNTTSKAIPHPASFITAEVE; via the coding sequence ATGTTAAAACCACGTCTAGGACACGAAAATTTGGGCTTGGGAGTCGGACTGCGTACCGTACACTTCGCCCATATACTGGAACACCAGCCCGAAGTAGACTGGTTTGAGATCATCTCAGAAAATTTCATGGACTCTGGGGGAAGACCGCGGGCTGTGCTGGAGCAGATCGCAGAACGTTATCCTATTGTGATGCACGGTGTCTCACTTTCAATTGGAAGCACCGATCCTCTCAATCGCGATTACCTGAAAAAACTGAAATCTCTAGCCGAATCAGTGAACGCACACTGGATCTCAGACCACGTCTGTTGGACTGGCGTTGCAGGACGCAATACACATGATCTGCTGCCAATACCTTACAATGAAAGTACACTTTCACATCTCGTTAAACGAATTCGAACTGTTCAGGAAATTTTGGAACGTCCGCTCGTTCTGGAAAATCCTAGTAGTTATCTGGAATTTAAAGACTCAACGATGAGTGAGTCTGAATTTGTTTGCCGGATGGCAGAAGAAGCGGAATGTGGCTTATTGCTCGATGTGAATAATGTGTATGTCTCCAGTGTGAATCATGAATTTGATCCTGTAAAATATATAGAAGCAGTTCCCGCGAAACGAGTTGTACAATGCCACCTGGCAGGACATACCAACTGTGGGACCCACTTAATTGATACACATGACGGCAAGGTAATTGATCCCGTCTGGGAGTTATTTCAGTTATTACACCAGAGAACCGGAGGAGTTTCTACTTTGTTAGAGTGGGATGCCGATATTCCACCATTTCCTGTTGTGCACGAGGAAGTTCTGAAAGCCAAAAATTACATGGATGAGAATTTGAGCTCCTTCGAAAAAGAAAGTACAGAAGAAATGGTTACGAACACAACCTCAAAGGCGATCCCTCACCCGGCATCATTCATTACGGCTGAAGTGGAATGA
- a CDS encoding DUF255 domain-containing protein, protein MRVPSLIAVTLSFILITFFTQYVQGEEIKWQTNLKRAAQQARVEEKAMLIQIGASWCGFCHKMERETYRNQKVIKHVNSCFIPIRVDADQNTELVEAIGVAGLPTTVIITPQLKIVKKISGYVAAGEMTGHLNKVCLVNHERKVPVRTTEKIQKMSQNQVVSQFAFKNVCLVSMLDDQRLVEGIPNFTSEYKQRKVCFASAANKKKFDSNPDRYWPAFEGNCRVSQLEKSQLVEGDPHVGGVYREKLVFFTSADQRDRFSANPAGYLLHP, encoded by the coding sequence GTGCGTGTACCAAGTTTAATCGCTGTAACACTCAGCTTCATACTCATAACATTTTTCACCCAGTATGTTCAGGGTGAAGAAATCAAGTGGCAAACCAATTTAAAACGAGCTGCCCAACAGGCTCGTGTTGAAGAAAAAGCCATGCTTATTCAAATTGGAGCATCTTGGTGTGGGTTTTGTCACAAGATGGAGAGAGAGACTTATCGGAATCAGAAAGTGATAAAACATGTCAATTCCTGTTTTATTCCGATTCGAGTCGATGCTGACCAAAATACAGAATTAGTTGAAGCCATCGGTGTAGCAGGGCTACCAACGACTGTTATCATTACGCCTCAACTAAAAATTGTGAAGAAGATTTCTGGCTATGTTGCTGCTGGAGAAATGACAGGGCATCTCAACAAAGTATGTCTTGTTAACCATGAACGTAAAGTACCAGTTCGTACCACCGAAAAGATTCAGAAAATGAGTCAGAATCAGGTGGTCTCTCAATTTGCATTCAAGAATGTTTGCCTGGTGAGTATGCTGGATGATCAACGGCTTGTTGAAGGTATCCCAAATTTTACTTCTGAATATAAGCAACGGAAGGTTTGTTTTGCTTCCGCAGCGAACAAAAAGAAGTTCGACTCAAATCCGGATCGATACTGGCCTGCGTTTGAAGGAAACTGCCGCGTTTCACAATTGGAAAAAAGTCAATTAGTGGAAGGTGATCCGCATGTCGGTGGTGTGTATCGAGAGAAACTCGTTTTTTTCACTTCTGCTGATCAGCGAGATCGGTTTTCCGCCAACCCGGCAGGATATCTCTTACACCCATAG